A single region of the Bacillus cereus genome encodes:
- a CDS encoding glycoside hydrolase codes for MKKMIAICLLTTMSFSTLVGCDVKGNNTVQESKIKKATYKDFTYDVNPETFTITVEHEGVKEQASQPLPKMKVSNVKKEKDRTSWEYPDEKVKVNLEKKKDHLNIEVESTGAESFTWPKVEAENYTLPLWEGKQIPSNDENWKKFLKDDAYSFAESFSMKFFALNGSKYSIVYIANNMFNNELKFHSNPKIGFDFTHEFPSINKNKTYGFQLYVTNNDAVSIAKLYKDNIVEKGEFKTLQEKARKNKEIEKLYGAAHFYFWNQNGLSESNVNWPKLREQINSPVFSHIKELIQKNSSEPGELNVFEQVSKQDFIDKYQKNVILRYTNEVLSMKELYKEDIFPKVNQEASVLLKKGVDHLSKTELYSLNKHLLKSVLGDAVEEVSKWGKADGTDILKEMKEAGIEKAWIGLPNWEQGFMQPNFVTEAKEMGYLVGPYDSYHSIHEKGDKNWNTASFTDPSLYEEATVTKKNGEKVQGFLGRGRKLNPTLSLPSVKERMNDILQNGPKYNSWFIDCDATGEIYDDYSAKHITTQEQDLKARLKRMDYIAQEKGMVVGSEGGNDFASSTIAFAHGIETPVIKWDDEDMRKNKTSPYYVGGYWSPNQNVPEKYAKQVPLKEEYKQVYLNPVYSVPLYKLVYNDSVITTHHWEWGSLKVKDEVGNRMLYELLYNVPPLYHLDEIEWNKHKKEITQHLKVWNEVHEKAVKEEMTNFAYLSEDKLVQSASYGKDIKIIVNFSNEDVEIEKTKIQAKSALINNNGKQMIYTPNEK; via the coding sequence TAATAATACTGTACAAGAGTCTAAAATAAAGAAAGCGACGTATAAAGATTTTACTTACGATGTAAATCCAGAAACATTCACAATAACTGTAGAACATGAGGGTGTAAAGGAACAGGCATCACAACCCCTACCGAAAATGAAGGTATCGAATGTAAAAAAAGAAAAGGATCGTACATCGTGGGAATATCCAGATGAAAAAGTAAAAGTAAACTTAGAAAAGAAAAAAGACCACTTAAACATTGAAGTGGAATCGACTGGTGCGGAAAGCTTTACGTGGCCGAAAGTAGAGGCTGAAAATTATACACTTCCGTTATGGGAAGGTAAGCAAATTCCGAGCAATGATGAGAATTGGAAGAAGTTTTTAAAGGATGATGCATATTCATTTGCTGAATCATTTTCTATGAAGTTTTTTGCATTAAATGGTTCTAAATATTCGATCGTATATATTGCGAATAATATGTTTAATAATGAATTGAAATTTCATTCAAATCCAAAAATAGGGTTTGATTTCACACATGAATTCCCGAGTATAAATAAAAATAAAACATATGGCTTTCAATTATATGTGACAAATAATGATGCAGTAAGTATTGCTAAACTGTATAAGGATAATATTGTTGAAAAAGGTGAATTTAAAACATTACAAGAAAAGGCAAGAAAAAATAAAGAAATCGAAAAGCTTTATGGGGCAGCTCATTTTTACTTTTGGAATCAAAATGGTTTATCAGAAAGTAACGTAAATTGGCCGAAGCTAAGAGAGCAAATAAATAGCCCGGTGTTTAGTCATATAAAAGAGCTTATTCAAAAAAATAGTTCAGAGCCTGGGGAATTGAATGTATTTGAGCAGGTGAGTAAACAAGACTTTATCGATAAGTACCAAAAAAATGTTATTTTACGCTATACAAACGAAGTATTATCTATGAAGGAATTGTATAAAGAGGATATTTTCCCGAAAGTTAATCAGGAAGCTAGTGTGTTATTAAAGAAAGGTGTAGATCACTTATCGAAGACAGAGCTGTATAGCTTAAATAAACATTTATTAAAGTCAGTACTCGGTGATGCAGTTGAAGAAGTAAGTAAATGGGGTAAAGCAGATGGGACGGATATACTAAAGGAAATGAAAGAGGCCGGAATAGAAAAGGCGTGGATTGGTTTACCGAACTGGGAACAAGGGTTTATGCAGCCTAATTTCGTTACAGAAGCGAAGGAAATGGGATATTTAGTTGGTCCGTATGATTCTTATCATTCTATTCACGAAAAAGGGGATAAAAATTGGAACACAGCTTCCTTTACTGACCCATCATTATACGAAGAGGCTACTGTAACGAAGAAAAATGGAGAAAAGGTGCAAGGGTTTTTAGGTAGAGGGCGAAAACTAAATCCGACATTATCACTTCCTAGTGTAAAAGAGCGAATGAACGACATATTGCAAAATGGTCCTAAATATAATTCATGGTTTATCGATTGTGATGCGACAGGTGAAATTTATGATGACTATTCGGCAAAACATATAACGACACAAGAACAAGATTTAAAAGCAAGATTAAAACGAATGGATTATATTGCGCAAGAAAAAGGTATGGTAGTGGGCTCTGAGGGCGGAAATGATTTTGCGAGTAGTACGATTGCATTTGCTCATGGAATTGAAACGCCAGTTATTAAATGGGACGATGAAGATATGAGAAAAAACAAAACAAGCCCGTATTATGTAGGTGGATATTGGTCACCAAATCAAAATGTTCCCGAAAAATATGCAAAACAAGTACCGTTGAAAGAAGAATATAAACAAGTATATTTAAATCCAGTATATTCGGTACCATTATATAAATTAGTATACAACGATTCCGTTATTACAACGCACCATTGGGAATGGGGAAGTTTGAAGGTGAAAGATGAAGTTGGAAATCGTATGTTATATGAGTTATTGTATAATGTTCCTCCGTTGTACCATTTAGATGAAATAGAGTGGAATAAGCATAAAAAAGAAATTACACAGCATCTGAAAGTTTGGAATGAAGTTCATGAAAAAGCAGTAAAAGAAGAAATGACGAACTTTGCATATCTGTCAGAAGATAAGCTAGTACAATCTGCTTCATATGGAAAGGATATTAAAATTATTGTGAATTTCTCAAATGAAGATGTAGAAATAGAAAAAACGAAAATACAAGCAAAATCAGCTTTAATTAATAATAATGGGAAGCAAATGATATACACACCAAATGAGAAATAA